The Catenulispora sp. MAP5-51 genomic sequence TGTTCAAGCACTATTCGCCGGAGTTCCGTGCGGATGTGGTGGCGCTGTACTGGTCGGATCCAGCTCATACTCTCGGCAGTGTGGCCCGTGAGCTGGGGATCTCCCGGCAGTTGCTCCATCAGTGGGTGAACGGAGCCGCCGGGGTCGACCTTGCGGACATCGACGGCCGTGTGACCAGCACGGCCAGTACCGACCGGAAGACCGTGGACGACAGTACTACTGACCCCGGCCCTGACCAGTTGCAGGCGCAGTTGGCGGCGTTGCAGCGCGAGCTGGCACAG encodes the following:
- a CDS encoding transposase, producing MVFKHYSPEFRADVVALYWSDPAHTLGSVARELGISRQLLHQWVNGAAGVDLADIDGRVTSTASTDRKTVDDSTTDPGPDQLQAQLAALQRELAQARKENRKLATERDILRAAAQFFAQEMIW